A genomic stretch from Theobroma cacao cultivar B97-61/B2 chromosome 4, Criollo_cocoa_genome_V2, whole genome shotgun sequence includes:
- the LOC18601830 gene encoding uncharacterized protein LOC18601830 isoform X2 — protein MRNLNKALSRKIYGYFKASKIKEDLDFKSKKAHQRLMIFTECNRSIYAIWSRRQLFHRFPCYMTEKLLTTYNGAYMIITMKIGTKMIPMEKGKKKGHIQVAFSFLDRHFSACLRWCIWNLQPEKKNGASQKAPRAFE, from the exons ATATGGATACTTCAAAGCCTCTAAGATCAAGGAGGACCTCGactttaaaagtaaaaaggcTCACCAAAGGCTGATGATATTCACAGAATGCAACAG GAGTATATATGCTATTTGGAGCAGGAGGCAACTTTTCCACCGTTTTCCCTGCTACATGACAGAGAAGTTGTTGACTACGTACAATGGTGCCTACATGATCATTACCATGAAGATTGGCACCAAGATGATACCAATG gaaaaaggaaaaaaaaaaggccacATCCAAGTTgcgttttcttttttggataGACACTTTTCTGCTTGTCTAAGGTGGTGCATATGGAATCTTCAGCCAGAGAAAAAGAATGGGGCGAGCCAAAAGGCCCCTCGAGCGTTCGAATAA
- the LOC18601830 gene encoding uncharacterized protein LOC18601830 isoform X1, producing MLHLWGLKGDSKLRYGYFKASKIKEDLDFKSKKAHQRLMIFTECNRSIYAIWSRRQLFHRFPCYMTEKLLTTYNGAYMIITMKIGTKMIPMEKGKKKGHIQVAFSFLDRHFSACLRWCIWNLQPEKKNGASQKAPRAFE from the exons ATATGGATACTTCAAAGCCTCTAAGATCAAGGAGGACCTCGactttaaaagtaaaaaggcTCACCAAAGGCTGATGATATTCACAGAATGCAACAG GAGTATATATGCTATTTGGAGCAGGAGGCAACTTTTCCACCGTTTTCCCTGCTACATGACAGAGAAGTTGTTGACTACGTACAATGGTGCCTACATGATCATTACCATGAAGATTGGCACCAAGATGATACCAATG gaaaaaggaaaaaaaaaaggccacATCCAAGTTgcgttttcttttttggataGACACTTTTCTGCTTGTCTAAGGTGGTGCATATGGAATCTTCAGCCAGAGAAAAAGAATGGGGCGAGCCAAAAGGCCCCTCGAGCGTTCGAATAA